Genomic window (Sphingomonas sp. S1-29):
GCATCGTCTTCCTCGGGCGGCACATCGACACAGATCACGCCATCGACGCCCGCCGAAGCGGCCTGGGTTGCGAACCAGTCGGGGCCGCGCCGCAGCATCGGGTTGGCATAGCCCATCAGGATCAACGGCACCGCCGGGTGGCGCGCGCGGAATTCCTTGGCGATCGCGAGGATGTCGGCGGTGGTGGTGCGCGCCGTCAGGCTGCGCAGGTTCGCCGCCTGGATCGCGGGGCCATCGGCCATCGGATCGGTGAAGGGCATGCCGAGCTCGATCACATCGGCCCCGCCCGCGACCAGCGCGTCGAGGATCGCCGGGGTAGCGGCAGGCGTGGGATCGCCCGCAGTGACGAACGCGACGAGCGCGGCACGGCCGGCGGCGTTGGCGGTGGCGAACGCGGTGGACAGGCGAGTCATACAGCTTGGCCCGTCACCCCAGCGAAAGCTGGGGTCTCGTGCGGCAAGCGCGACGCTGCGATCACGGGGAGGCCCCAGCTTTCGCTGGGGCGACGACGGTTCCGGCGGCTCATATCTCCACCCCCAACGCCTGCGCGACGGTAAAGATGTCCTTGTCGCCGCGGCCGCACAGATTCGCCAGGATCACCCCGTCGCGCGGCATCTGGCGCGCGCGCTTGGCAACGGCGGCGATCGCGTGCGCCGGTTCGAGCGCGGGGATGATCCCTTCGACCCTGCACAGCAACTGGAACGCATCGAGCGCCTCGGTATCGGTGATCGAGGTGTATTCGACGCGGCCGATGTCCTTGAGCCAGGCATGTTCGGGGCCGATGCCCGGATAATCGAGCCCCGCCGAGATCGAATGCGCCTCGGCGATCTGGCCGTCCTCGTCCTGCAGCAAATAGGTCCTGTTGCCGTGGAGCACCCCCGGCGATCCGCCGGCAAGGCTGGCGGCGTGCAGATTGTCGAGCCCATGGCCCGCGGCCTCGACGCCGAGCATCTTGACGGCGACATCGTCGAGGAAGGGGTGGAACAGCCCGATCGCATTCGATCCGCCGCCGATCGCCGCGACCAGCAGATCGGGCAGGCGGCCGGTGCGCGACAGCATCTGCGCGCGCGCCTCCTTGCCGATCACGCTCTGGAAATCGCGCACCAGCTCGGGATAGGGGTGCGGGCCGGCGGCGGTGCCGATGATGTAAAAGGTGTCGTGGACGTTGGCGACCCAGTCGCGCAGCCCCTCGTTCATCGCATCCTTCAACGTCGCCGCGCCCGACGTCACCGGGCGGACTTCGGCGCCCAAGAGCTTCATCCGGAAGACGTTGGGCTGCTGTCGCTCGATATCGCGCGCACCCATATAGATGACGCAGGGCAGGCCGAAGCGCGCGCACACCGTCGCGGTGGCGACGCCGTGCTGGCCCGCGCCGGTCTCGGCGATGATCCGCGTCTTGCCCATGCGGATCGCCAGCAGGATCTGGCCGACGCAATTGTTGATCTTGTGCGCGCCGGTATGGTTCAGCTCGTCGCGCTTGAACCAGACTTCAGCACCCATGCCGTCGTCGGCGCTTTCGCGCAGCGTGTCGGTGAGCCGTTCGGCATAATAAAGCGGGCTCGGGCGGCCGACATAATGTTCGAGCAGGTCGTCGAACTGCGCGGCAAAGGCGGGGTCCTGCTTGGCGGCGCGATATTCGCGGTCGAGCTCGAGGACCAGCGGCATCAGCGTTTCGGCGACATAGCGGCCGCCATATTGGCCGAAATGGCCGCGTTCGTCGGGCTGCTGGCGCAGACTATTGGGTGCGTTCATCCGCTGCGCTTTAAGCATAGCCGGGTTGCGTGTCGAGCAGGGCGAAGGGCGGGGAGGGCTTGGCATCACCGTTCGTTTCGAGCGAAGTCGAGAAACGCGACGCGGGCGCATGGGTCGGTTTCTCGACTGCGCTCGAAACGAACGGGTTGGGGTAGGGCGTGGCAGCTCGACCACACGTATCGACCCCAACGCCAAGAGCAGCCCCAAACCCCTCCCGTTCGTTTCGAGCGCAGTCGAGAAACAATGACCGGGGGCGCTTTACGCCTTCGCCACCGCTGCCAGGAACGCCGCGATCCGCGACACGTCCTTCACCCCCGGCGCGCTTTCGACCCCCGAGGATACGTCGACGATCGGCGCGCGCGTCTGGCGAATCGCATCCTGCACATTGCCCGCGTCGAGCCCGCCCGACAGCGCCCAGGGCAGCGGGTGGCGATAGCCGTCGAGCAAGGTCCAGTCGAAACGAACCCCCATGCCGCCGGGCAACGTAGCGCCCTCGGGGGTCTTGGCGTCGTAGAGGATTCGGTCGGCAAGCTCGTGATGGCGGGCGGCCGCATCGAGGTCGGCGCGCGTCCGCACCGCGATCGCCGCCCAGATCTCGATGCCATGCCGCGCCCGGATCGCGGCGATGCGTTCGGGCGGGGTCTTGTGGAGCTGCAGCACGTCGAGCCGCCCGGCGCCGATCGCCTCGGCGAGCAACGAATCATCGGGATCGACGAATACCCCGACCTTGCCGACATGACCCGGCACGGGTTCGGCGAGCATCCGTGCCTGGTCGAACGACAAATGGCGCGGCGAGGGCGGGAAGAAGACGAACCCGACATGGCTCGCGCCGCCGGTGAGCGCGGCGGCGACGGTTTCGGGCGTCGATAGCCCGCAGATCTTGGCGGTCGTCATGGCTTGGCTTTCGGCGGCCGCCGCTGCCCGGTCAAAGGGTCGCTTCGATCGCGCGCGCGGCGGCGTCGGGATTTTCGGCCTTGGTGATCGGGCGTCCGACCACCAGGATCGATGCACCGGCATCGAGCGCGGCGCGCGGGGTGACGACGCGTTTCTGGTCGCTCGCGCTGCCGCCCGCGGGGCGGACGCCGGGAACGACGAAGAAACCCTGCGGCCACACCTTCTTCGCCGCCGCGACCTCGAACCCCGAACACACCACGCCGTCGATCCCCGCCTCGCGCGCGAGTTCGGTCAGCCGAGCCACCTGCTCGTGCGGGTCGCGTTGCAGCCCGATCGAGTGCAGGTCTTCGCCGTCGAGGCTGGTGAGCATCGTCACCGCGACCACCTTGGTGCCGAGCGGCGCCGCTGCCTTGGCATCCTCCATCATCGATCGCCCGCCCGAGGCGTGGACCGTCAGGATCGCGGGCTCGAGTGGCCCCAGCGCCTGGATCGCCTTGGCGACGGTGTTGGGGATGTCGTGGAATTTCAGGTCGAGGAAGATCGGCAGGCCGATATCGGCCATTTCGCGAACGCCCGAGCGGCCATTGGCCATGAAGAATTCCAGGCCCAGCTTGATGCCGCCGACATGGTGCCGCACCGCCTGCGCGATCGCGCGCGCGCGCGCGATGTCGGGGGTGTCGAGCGCGACATATAGCGGCGAACTCATTTTCTATCAGCCTCGAATGGCAGCGGCGGCGACAGCGTGGTTGCCGGCGCGGTGGGGGCAATCGGAGCGACGATCGGGTCGGGGGTAGGGACGTGAGCGGCGGGTTCGGGCTCGGCGGTGTCGGCCAGGATCGGCGCGGCGGTCGCGGCGCGCAGGTCGGCGAGCGCACGCTCGGCATTCGCCAGCCGCGACTTCAACCGCCACTGCCCGGCGGCATGCACCAGATAGAGCGGGACGAAACCGACCGCGAAGGCGACGAGCAGCAGCAGCGGCAAATTGATGTCGGCGATCAGCCCGGCCCACAGGCGCACCGGCACCGTCACCCAGTTGTTGATCGAAAAGGCGACGACGATGCCCGCCAGCAATACCCAGATCAGCGTTCGCAGAAACTGCATCGGCCCCAGCCTTCCTTGCCCCGTACAGCCCTCCGCTTAACCCCTCGTCCGGCGCATGGCCACCCTCAGCCGATCTCGGCGCGCAGCGACTCGATCAGCCCGGGCATCGCGGTGAGCCGTGGCTCCTCCTCGTCGAGGATCGCCAGGAACAAGGATCGCTTGATCGCGCTGGTCCGGCCGGGCTTGAGCCGAACGGTGGCGGGCAGCGTCGACAGCACGATATCGACCAGCCGGTCGGCGCCGTGCAGCCGGCCCCATAGATAGTCGTTCTCGCGATAGGCGCGGCTGAAGAACGCGCCGAAGGTGTTGAACTGCACGCCTTTCAGCGTCGCGCTGGCATCGCCGCTGCGGATCGCGCTGGCATCGTCGGGCGCGATTCGGTCGACGCGGACCGGATCGAATTCGTCGAGCCCTTCGCCCTGCAACAGCGGCAGCGTGGCGATGTCGAAGAACGGGAAGCCCAGATAGGTCAGCAGCAACGATCGGCGCGCGTCGCGCGGCAGCCCGCTCAGCGCGGCCGCGACGGCGGTGTCGGTTCGCGCGTCGAGCGCCTGCAGGTCCATTGTCGCCTCGAGCGAATCGAGCACCGCGTCGGCATCGACCGGCAAGCGCCGCACGCCTTCGCGTAGCGCGGCCAGCGGCTCGGCGCGGTGGCGCTCGAGATAGGCGGCGAGCGCTTCATACACCGCTTCGCGGATCGCGATCAGCTCGGCGCGGTCATGGTCGCCGTCGAGCTCGGCGATGCGCCGCACCATCAGCCGCATCCGGCGGATCCGGAAGCCCAGGTCGAAACCACGCAGGAACGCGATCGCGCGCGGGCTCGCGCCGCCGGCATGCTCGGTGCCGACTTCATTGCCGCCGCGCGCGCGCACCGCCTGCGCCACTGCGGCGCGGATCGTCCGGCGGCGTTCCTGCCCCGCCTGCTCGCCGACATGCTGCAGGATCCCGGTGAGCCGGTCGATCACCACCTCGACCTTGAGCAGCGCATAGCCGGCATGGCCATAGCCTGCCTTGCCCGTGGCGGCGGTCTGCGCGCGGCGACGCCAGCCGACCAACCGCTTGGGGGTCGGATAATCGAGGAACAATGTGTAGCCGAACAGCGATTCGACCTGACGCTCGACCTCGCCGCGTAGCTGATCGAGCACGACGAGCTTGCGTTCGATCTGGTCCGACCGGTCCATCAGCATCTCGAGGTCGTCGCGGATCGGCTGCTGGCGCGGGATTTCGGACATCGCGCCCGCCATCGTCTGGAAGAAGGACGGCTTGCCATTGGCGCGTTCGCCCAGCGCGAAGCGAAAGCCCGGCACCGGATCGATAAACACGAAGCGGCGATCGACCTGCCGGCGCGCGGGGCGTTCGCGCAGCGCGTCGATCGCCGGGCGGAACGGCGCGTTGGCCAGCACCGATCCGTCGATCAGCGCTGCCTTCTCGACGCTGTTGGCGGCGACCTGGCGCGGCAGCGCGCGCGTCAGGAACGCCAGCCGCCCCGGCCAGCTCGCGCCGCGATCGGCCAGCACCGCGTCGAGCTCGCCGACCATGAAGGGCGGGAAGGCGCCGGGAAAGCTCGATGTCGATCGCGCGGCGAATGCCAGTTCGGCGGGGTCGGCGAGCGTATCCACCGGCTTGCCGCCATCGGAGAACGACAGCACCAGCCGGTGTTCGGTCTCGACGACTTCGGCGGGCGAATGGAGCCGGAGACGCTCGGGATGGCCGCCGAAATCGGTCACGGTGACGAACAGGTCGAGCGGCTGGCCGGGGGGCAGCAGCCGCGGGCCGACGGGGCCGCTCGCCATCGCGTCGAACGCGTCGAGCAGCATGTGCACCATCCGCTTCCCCCCGAACGGCGGTTCGAACCATCGCGCGCGAACCAGCGTGTCGAGCTTGGCGCGGACCTCGTCGCGCGCGGCGTGCTCGACGGTTTCCTCGATTGCCTTGGCGCCGATCGCCATCCAGGCGAGCGGGCGCGCCCAGAATTTGGTCATCCCCGACGCGGGGGCCTGGTCGGGGTCGATCAGCGAATCGATATCGGCCTGTTCCAGCCACATGTCGGTGAGCGGCTCGAGGCTCTGGCCGGTGCTGATCGCCTGCGCCAGGAACACGCTGTTGATCCCGCCCGCGCTCGCGCCGGCGAGGATGTCGACCAGCACGCGGACGCGCAGCCCCGATTCCGCGGCCATTTCCTGCAACAGCGCATGATACACCCCCTCTTCGCCGGTGCCGGGCGCGGAGGCGGGGTCGCAAAATGCCTGGCTAGCCTGAACGAGCCGCCACACCTCCTTAGTGATCCCGTGCATGTACACCGCCAAGCTGACCCCGCCGTAGCAGACCAGCGCCAGCCGCAATTCCTTGTCACGCATGCCGGGTCGCGACCTTTGCCCAGATCGGCAGGTGATCCGAGGCGGTGCGCGCGACCATGCTGCGGTGGACGCCGCACTCGGCGATCTCCAAATCGCGGCTGACCATGATCCGATCGAGCCGCGCGATCGGGCGCTTCGCGTGGAAGCTCGCACCGGTGTCGGCCTGGGTGAAGCTGCGGCAGAAGTCCTGGACGCAGCCCGCGGTCGGCCGCCATTCGTTGAGGTCGCCCATCAGGATCGTCGGCAAGGGGGTGCATCCATCGAGATGCGACAGGATCGCATGCGCCTGCCGCCGCCGCCATAGCCCCGACAGGTCCAGATGCATGCCGACCACGCGCACGGTGATCCCGCGCAGCCGGACATCGACCGACACCGCGCCGCGCGGCTCGAGCGCGGGCAGGTGGATCGGGGTGCAATCGACGATCTCGGCCTCGCGCCGCACCAGCAGGACGTTGCCGTGCCAGCCCATGCTGAGCGCACGCACCGCGACGGGCACCGCCTTATAGTCGCTATGCTCGGCCAGCAGATGCGGGGTGAAGATTGCCTCGCGCGTGCCGAAGCGGCGATCGGCCTCCTGCAGCGCGACGATATCGGCGTCGATCTCGCGCAGCACTTCGAGCGTGCGCTCGGGCCGCCTGCGGCGGTCGGTGCCGACGGCCTTGTGCATGTTGTAGCTGGCGAGTGTGAGCATGGGGTTCCGGGTGAATGCGGGAGGGGGAGGGAAGTTCCTGGGGCCGACGGTTCAGGTGCGTGGCAATTCGATTCGTGCGACCAGGCCGCCGCCCGCACGGTTCGCCAGCGACACCCGCCCGCCGGCATCGCGAACGATCGCGCGGGTGAGCGCGAGGCCGAGTCCGATGCCGCCGGTCTCGCGATTGCGCGAGGTTTCGATCCGCGTGAACGGATCGAACACCGCGTCGAGCTTGTCGATCGGGATGCCCGGCCCACGATCGCAAACCTCGATCGCCACGCGGCTCGGCTCGATCACCACCCGCACCTCGCAGGCGCCGGCATATTTCACCGCATTCTCGATGAGATTGCGCACCGCGCGCCGCATCAGCGACGGGCGAAGGTGCATCCGGGTGCGCGGGGCCTCCTCGAACGCGACTTCGTGGCCGAGGTCGCGAAAGTCGTCGACCACCGCATCGACCAAGGCGGCGAGGTCGACATTGGTCGGCGGTTCGCTCGGTCGCCCCAGCCGCGCGAGCGACAATATGTCCTCGAGCATCCCCGTCATCTCGTCGATCGTGTCGGCCATGCGCTGGCGGTCATTGTCGTCCTCGACCGATTCGATCCGCACGCGCAGCGCCGCCAGCGGGGTGCGCAGGTCGTGGCCGATCGCGCCGAGCATCCGGTCCTTTTCGTCGAGCATCGCGCTCACGCGTTCGGACAGGCCGTTATAGGCGGCGATCACCGCACGGACATCGCCGGGGCCGCGCTCCTCGACCGGGGCGGGCGGGCCGCCCGGGGTGAAGGCATGCGCCGCGGTTGCCAGCGTCTGGAGCGGCTGCGCGACCCGCCGGCCGATCCACAGCACGGGCAGCAGGACGAAGGCATAGAGGATCAGCGTCTGCGCGATCAGCTGCCACACCAGGGTGCGCTCGGTGCGCGGCCATGGCGCGTTGAGCACGAGCCAGCCGCGCCCGGGCACCTCGACCGCAACCACCAGTTCGCCGCCCAGGCTGGTGATTCGCGCGGCGCGGCGCGGGCTCATCTTGCGGAGCCGAGGATCGAGCGGATCGGTATCGCGGATACCGGTGGCGATCCGCCCCAGCCGCAACCCCGAATCGAGCGCCGCCTGGCGAATGCCTTCCTCGACCTCGGCAGCGCGCGCCCATTCGGGGTTGATCGGGTTGGCCGCCTCGAGCCGGATCCGCGAGCGCGGCCGCTCGAACGG
Coding sequences:
- a CDS encoding LapA family protein; this encodes MQFLRTLIWVLLAGIVVAFSINNWVTVPVRLWAGLIADINLPLLLLVAFAVGFVPLYLVHAAGQWRLKSRLANAERALADLRAATAAPILADTAEPEPAAHVPTPDPIVAPIAPTAPATTLSPPLPFEADRK
- the pyrF gene encoding orotidine-5'-phosphate decarboxylase, with translation MSSPLYVALDTPDIARARAIAQAVRHHVGGIKLGLEFFMANGRSGVREMADIGLPIFLDLKFHDIPNTVAKAIQALGPLEPAILTVHASGGRSMMEDAKAAAPLGTKVVAVTMLTSLDGEDLHSIGLQRDPHEQVARLTELAREAGIDGVVCSGFEVAAAKKVWPQGFFVVPGVRPAGGSASDQKRVVTPRAALDAGASILVVGRPITKAENPDAAARAIEATL
- a CDS encoding phosphoribosylanthranilate isomerase — its product is MTTAKICGLSTPETVAAALTGGASHVGFVFFPPSPRHLSFDQARMLAEPVPGHVGKVGVFVDPDDSLLAEAIGAGRLDVLQLHKTPPERIAAIRARHGIEIWAAIAVRTRADLDAAARHHELADRILYDAKTPEGATLPGGMGVRFDWTLLDGYRHPLPWALSGGLDAGNVQDAIRQTRAPIVDVSSGVESAPGVKDVSRIAAFLAAVAKA
- a CDS encoding endonuclease/exonuclease/phosphatase family protein, whose amino-acid sequence is MLTLASYNMHKAVGTDRRRRPERTLEVLREIDADIVALQEADRRFGTREAIFTPHLLAEHSDYKAVPVAVRALSMGWHGNVLLVRREAEIVDCTPIHLPALEPRGAVSVDVRLRGITVRVVGMHLDLSGLWRRRQAHAILSHLDGCTPLPTILMGDLNEWRPTAGCVQDFCRSFTQADTGASFHAKRPIARLDRIMVSRDLEIAECGVHRSMVARTASDHLPIWAKVATRHA
- the trpA gene encoding tryptophan synthase subunit alpha, whose translation is MTRLSTAFATANAAGRAALVAFVTAGDPTPAATPAILDALVAGGADVIELGMPFTDPMADGPAIQAANLRSLTARTTTADILAIAKEFRARHPAVPLILMGYANPMLRRGPDWFATQAASAGVDGVICVDVPPEEDDALGPALRDAGLDLIRLATPTTDVARLPAVLDGASGFIYYVSVAGITGSQQAAQGSIDDAVARLKASTDLPIAVGFGVRTPDQAAQIGRVADGVVVGSAIVELVGQHGAAAPAAVIPYIRSLAEALATARTFA
- a CDS encoding sensor histidine kinase gives rise to the protein MLVAVALFVAQAINFGLLYRERQALRFSQITAPAITRIVDAAERLQSGRATPFERPRSRIRLEAANPINPEWARAAEVEEGIRQAALDSGLRLGRIATGIRDTDPLDPRLRKMSPRRAARITSLGGELVVAVEVPGRGWLVLNAPWPRTERTLVWQLIAQTLILYAFVLLPVLWIGRRVAQPLQTLATAAHAFTPGGPPAPVEERGPGDVRAVIAAYNGLSERVSAMLDEKDRMLGAIGHDLRTPLAALRVRIESVEDDNDRQRMADTIDEMTGMLEDILSLARLGRPSEPPTNVDLAALVDAVVDDFRDLGHEVAFEEAPRTRMHLRPSLMRRAVRNLIENAVKYAGACEVRVVIEPSRVAIEVCDRGPGIPIDKLDAVFDPFTRIETSRNRETGGIGLGLALTRAIVRDAGGRVSLANRAGGGLVARIELPRT
- a CDS encoding patatin-like protein: MRDKELRLALVCYGGVSLAVYMHGITKEVWRLVQASQAFCDPASAPGTGEEGVYHALLQEMAAESGLRVRVLVDILAGASAGGINSVFLAQAISTGQSLEPLTDMWLEQADIDSLIDPDQAPASGMTKFWARPLAWMAIGAKAIEETVEHAARDEVRAKLDTLVRARWFEPPFGGKRMVHMLLDAFDAMASGPVGPRLLPPGQPLDLFVTVTDFGGHPERLRLHSPAEVVETEHRLVLSFSDGGKPVDTLADPAELAFAARSTSSFPGAFPPFMVGELDAVLADRGASWPGRLAFLTRALPRQVAANSVEKAALIDGSVLANAPFRPAIDALRERPARRQVDRRFVFIDPVPGFRFALGERANGKPSFFQTMAGAMSEIPRQQPIRDDLEMLMDRSDQIERKLVVLDQLRGEVERQVESLFGYTLFLDYPTPKRLVGWRRRAQTAATGKAGYGHAGYALLKVEVVIDRLTGILQHVGEQAGQERRRTIRAAVAQAVRARGGNEVGTEHAGGASPRAIAFLRGFDLGFRIRRMRLMVRRIAELDGDHDRAELIAIREAVYEALAAYLERHRAEPLAALREGVRRLPVDADAVLDSLEATMDLQALDARTDTAVAAALSGLPRDARRSLLLTYLGFPFFDIATLPLLQGEGLDEFDPVRVDRIAPDDASAIRSGDASATLKGVQFNTFGAFFSRAYRENDYLWGRLHGADRLVDIVLSTLPATVRLKPGRTSAIKRSLFLAILDEEEPRLTAMPGLIESLRAEIG
- the trpB gene encoding tryptophan synthase subunit beta codes for the protein MNAPNSLRQQPDERGHFGQYGGRYVAETLMPLVLELDREYRAAKQDPAFAAQFDDLLEHYVGRPSPLYYAERLTDTLRESADDGMGAEVWFKRDELNHTGAHKINNCVGQILLAIRMGKTRIIAETGAGQHGVATATVCARFGLPCVIYMGARDIERQQPNVFRMKLLGAEVRPVTSGAATLKDAMNEGLRDWVANVHDTFYIIGTAAGPHPYPELVRDFQSVIGKEARAQMLSRTGRLPDLLVAAIGGGSNAIGLFHPFLDDVAVKMLGVEAAGHGLDNLHAASLAGGSPGVLHGNRTYLLQDEDGQIAEAHSISAGLDYPGIGPEHAWLKDIGRVEYTSITDTEALDAFQLLCRVEGIIPALEPAHAIAAVAKRARQMPRDGVILANLCGRGDKDIFTVAQALGVEI